A single genomic interval of Musa acuminata AAA Group cultivar baxijiao chromosome BXJ3-4, Cavendish_Baxijiao_AAA, whole genome shotgun sequence harbors:
- the LOC135582276 gene encoding uncharacterized protein LOC135582276 isoform X1, producing the protein MEPANIDWKNIESRSVRDEAYENINAPKWLDLAAPDASPVDDDAWFCRPDCKHPKTAEDFKLLATPNPKAKLMRSSSERLPLGERNGTRRDENNLKRRAGIAAPLLPVSPHKPKAAASKKFREDLENQDPNQSTPQRPSRPLGAPKRCNTAKEMIKSSAEKKVEEQKEEPKQKKAQPRLKSTLSASNLFSGKDILNQISEFYHEIKKMAIGRGRTPAEETKKEVKKVADIVPEAEDTKLLTPKKDDASVKKSSKMAVRIEIEKSTALKEVRAYPPTPQRFTSPSIRSTRNPTATATGRSPLNKPPKSATLQKVIQQEMEQDKEEKTARLPVKGEDCNRAAAVAADTDTEEGSSADLFWFLKPCTYLVK; encoded by the exons ATGGAGCCGGCCAACATCGACTGGAAGAACATCGAGTCGAGGTCCGTCCGCGACGAGGCCTACGAGAACATCAACGCCCCCAAGTGGCTCGATCTCGCCGCTCCCGACGCGTCACCCGTAGACGACGACGCCTGGTTCTGCAGACCAG ATTGCAAGCACCCGAAAACCGCCGAAGATTTCAAGCTTTTGGCGACACCTAACCCCAAG GCGAAGCTGATGCGGTCGAGCTCGGAGAGACTGCCTCTCGGTGAGAGGAACGGCACTCGTAG AGACGAGAACAACCTGAAGAGAAGAGCAGGGATCGCTGCTCCATTGCTGCCGGTATCTCCTCACAAGCCAAAAGCCGCCGCTTCAAAGAAGTTCAGAGAGGATCTTGAAAACCAAGACCCGAATCAGTCGACACCGCAACGTCCAAGCCGCCCGCTCGGTGCTCCGAAGAGGTGTAACACTGCGAAAGAGATGATCAAGTCGAGCGCCGAGAAGAAGGTCGAGGAGCAGAAGGAGGAACCCAAGCAAAAGAAGGCCCAACCCCGGCTGAAGAGCACATTGTCTGCCAGCAATCTTTTCTCCGGGAAGGATATCTTGAATCAGATCTCCGAGTTCTACCACGAGATCAAGAAGATGGCGATCGGACGCGGGAGGACTCCAGCAGAAGAGACCAAGAAGGAGGTCAAGAAGGTTGCCGACATCGTTCCCGAAGCAGAGGATACGAAGCTACTGACTCCGAA GAAAGACGATGCATCAGTGAAGAAAAGCAGCAAAATGGCTGTGAGGATTGAGATCGAGAAATCAACAGCACTCAAAGAAGTAAGAGCTTATCCTCCAACGCCGCAGCGGTTCACTTCACCGTCGATTCGCAGTACAAGGAATCCAACGGCCACTGCCACAGGCAGATCCCCTCTCAACAAGCCTCCGAAATCAGCAACTCTG CAGAAGGTGATCCAGCAGGAGATGGAGCAAGACAAAGAGGAGAAGACAGCAAGATTACCTGTAAAGGGTGAAGATTGCAACagagctgctgctgttgctgctgataCTGATACTGAAGAAGGGAGTTCAGCTGATTTGTTTTGGTTCTTAAAGCCTTGCACTTATCTGGTAAAGTAG
- the LOC135582276 gene encoding uncharacterized protein LOC135582276 isoform X3: MEPANIDWKNIESRSVRDEAYENINAPKWLDLAAPDASPVDDDAWFCRPDCKHPKTAEDFKLLATPNPKAKLMRSSSERLPLGERNGTRRDENNLKRRAGIAAPLLPVSPHKPKAAASKKFREDLENQDPNQSTPQRPSRPLGAPKRCNTAKEMIKSSAEKKVEEQKEEPKQKKAQPRLKSTLSASNLFSGKDILNQISEFYHEIKKMAIGRGRTPAEETKKEVKKVADIVPEAEDTKLLTPKKDDASVKKSSKMAVRIEIEKSTALKEVRAYPPTPQRFTSPSIRSTRNPTATATGRSPLNKPPKSATLVAACGELYGVNYM; the protein is encoded by the exons ATGGAGCCGGCCAACATCGACTGGAAGAACATCGAGTCGAGGTCCGTCCGCGACGAGGCCTACGAGAACATCAACGCCCCCAAGTGGCTCGATCTCGCCGCTCCCGACGCGTCACCCGTAGACGACGACGCCTGGTTCTGCAGACCAG ATTGCAAGCACCCGAAAACCGCCGAAGATTTCAAGCTTTTGGCGACACCTAACCCCAAG GCGAAGCTGATGCGGTCGAGCTCGGAGAGACTGCCTCTCGGTGAGAGGAACGGCACTCGTAG AGACGAGAACAACCTGAAGAGAAGAGCAGGGATCGCTGCTCCATTGCTGCCGGTATCTCCTCACAAGCCAAAAGCCGCCGCTTCAAAGAAGTTCAGAGAGGATCTTGAAAACCAAGACCCGAATCAGTCGACACCGCAACGTCCAAGCCGCCCGCTCGGTGCTCCGAAGAGGTGTAACACTGCGAAAGAGATGATCAAGTCGAGCGCCGAGAAGAAGGTCGAGGAGCAGAAGGAGGAACCCAAGCAAAAGAAGGCCCAACCCCGGCTGAAGAGCACATTGTCTGCCAGCAATCTTTTCTCCGGGAAGGATATCTTGAATCAGATCTCCGAGTTCTACCACGAGATCAAGAAGATGGCGATCGGACGCGGGAGGACTCCAGCAGAAGAGACCAAGAAGGAGGTCAAGAAGGTTGCCGACATCGTTCCCGAAGCAGAGGATACGAAGCTACTGACTCCGAA GAAAGACGATGCATCAGTGAAGAAAAGCAGCAAAATGGCTGTGAGGATTGAGATCGAGAAATCAACAGCACTCAAAGAAGTAAGAGCTTATCCTCCAACGCCGCAGCGGTTCACTTCACCGTCGATTCGCAGTACAAGGAATCCAACGGCCACTGCCACAGGCAGATCCCCTCTCAACAAGCCTCCGAAATCAGCAACTCTG GTTGCTGCATGTGGTGAACTGTATGGTGTAAACTACATGTAG
- the LOC135582276 gene encoding uncharacterized protein LOC135582276 isoform X2: MEPANIDWKNIESRSVRDEAYENINAPKWLDLAAPDASPVDDDAWFCRPDCKHPKTAEDFKLLATPNPKAKLMRSSSERLPLGERNGTRRDENNLKRRAGIAAPLLPVSPHKPKAAASKKFREDLENQDPNQSTPQRPSRPLGAPKRCNTAKEMIKSSAEKKVEEQKEEPKQKKAQPRLKSTLSASNLFSGKDILNQISEFYHEIKKMAIGRGRTPAEETKKEVKKVADIVPEAEDTKLLTPKKDDASVKKSSKMAVRIEIEKSTALKEVRAYPPTPQRFTSPSIRSTRNPTATATGRSPLNKPPKSATLKVIQQEMEQDKEEKTARLPVKGEDCNRAAAVAADTDTEEGSSADLFWFLKPCTYLVK; encoded by the exons ATGGAGCCGGCCAACATCGACTGGAAGAACATCGAGTCGAGGTCCGTCCGCGACGAGGCCTACGAGAACATCAACGCCCCCAAGTGGCTCGATCTCGCCGCTCCCGACGCGTCACCCGTAGACGACGACGCCTGGTTCTGCAGACCAG ATTGCAAGCACCCGAAAACCGCCGAAGATTTCAAGCTTTTGGCGACACCTAACCCCAAG GCGAAGCTGATGCGGTCGAGCTCGGAGAGACTGCCTCTCGGTGAGAGGAACGGCACTCGTAG AGACGAGAACAACCTGAAGAGAAGAGCAGGGATCGCTGCTCCATTGCTGCCGGTATCTCCTCACAAGCCAAAAGCCGCCGCTTCAAAGAAGTTCAGAGAGGATCTTGAAAACCAAGACCCGAATCAGTCGACACCGCAACGTCCAAGCCGCCCGCTCGGTGCTCCGAAGAGGTGTAACACTGCGAAAGAGATGATCAAGTCGAGCGCCGAGAAGAAGGTCGAGGAGCAGAAGGAGGAACCCAAGCAAAAGAAGGCCCAACCCCGGCTGAAGAGCACATTGTCTGCCAGCAATCTTTTCTCCGGGAAGGATATCTTGAATCAGATCTCCGAGTTCTACCACGAGATCAAGAAGATGGCGATCGGACGCGGGAGGACTCCAGCAGAAGAGACCAAGAAGGAGGTCAAGAAGGTTGCCGACATCGTTCCCGAAGCAGAGGATACGAAGCTACTGACTCCGAA GAAAGACGATGCATCAGTGAAGAAAAGCAGCAAAATGGCTGTGAGGATTGAGATCGAGAAATCAACAGCACTCAAAGAAGTAAGAGCTTATCCTCCAACGCCGCAGCGGTTCACTTCACCGTCGATTCGCAGTACAAGGAATCCAACGGCCACTGCCACAGGCAGATCCCCTCTCAACAAGCCTCCGAAATCAGCAACTCTG AAGGTGATCCAGCAGGAGATGGAGCAAGACAAAGAGGAGAAGACAGCAAGATTACCTGTAAAGGGTGAAGATTGCAACagagctgctgctgttgctgctgataCTGATACTGAAGAAGGGAGTTCAGCTGATTTGTTTTGGTTCTTAAAGCCTTGCACTTATCTGGTAAAGTAG